The sequence TGGCCTCCGTCGTGGGCGTGATTGCGTCTCTCGGCTTCGTCATGGGCGTTGCCAGCAGTGGCGCATGGGCCGTCACGGGCGTGGTGCTGTGCGGTCTCGCGGCGCTCGTCGCGGCCTGGGCGACGCGGAGCCCGGTGGCCATGGCGTTCGCAGCGACTCTCGCCGCGGCGGCCGTGCCGAAGCTGGTGGCCCAGGTGTCTCCGGAGGCCGTGGCGCCCTCGCTCGCCGTCGTCGCACTGGGGCTCGCGTTGCTGGGCGAGCGCGGTGGAATGACCCGGCTGCTCAGCGTGCCCGCCATCTTCTACGCCGTGCTCGCGCTGCCGTGGGGCATCGCGTCCGAGGTGCCGGGGCTCGGGTTGGTGATTCTCACCTCGGCGGGCGCCGTCGCCGTGACGTCGCGCACGCTCCGCTTCGTGCGGCCGCTCGCCGTCTTCATCGCCGCGCTCGCGCTGCTTCCCGACATCCGCGACGTCTACGCGCCCTGGGGCGGGTGGATGTCTCCGGCCCTGTCCTCGGCGCTGTTCGTGCTCTGGTCGCTGGGCACCTCTCTCTCCGCCGTGCGCTGGGGCCGGAGCGCCAGCACCACCACCGCGGCGCTGGTGGCGCTCGTCTTCCCGCTGGTTCCCGTGGCGGTGGGCTGGGAGCACCATGTGCCCCTCATGCTCGGCGCGGCGCTCTCGGCGCTGCTCACCGCGCGCGCCGTGCCCGCGTGGCTCAGCGTGGGAATGGCCTCGCTGTACGCCACCATCGCCCTCTCCAGCATGGGCCCCGTGGCGCTGCTGGCCCTGGCCACCGTGCTGAGCATCCTCGCCGTGCTCGAAGAAGTGCCCGCCGTGCTGCGCGTCGGCGCGGGGGGCGAGCGCTTCGCCCTGGTCGCCACGCTGGCCGCGGTCATCGTGCTGGGCATCTCCGTGGCGGACTGGGATGACGCGGGCCTGCCGCTGATTGTCGCGGGCACGGTGGTGCTGCCGCTCCTGTGGACTCGCGCCAACCGGATGCCCTTCTTCGCCGCCCTGATGGCGCCCTACACGGTGGCGGCCATCGTCGTGGTGGGCAGGGCTCCGCCCGCGTGGACGCAGTTGCTGCCGCTGGTGGCCCTGGCCGTGGTGCGTGCGGTGGAGCACTTCCCGGCCATGGCCTCACTGCTGCTGCGCTCCCAGGAGGAGAGGCACCGGCGCGAGCTGTCCCGGTGGATGCAGCTCGCCCTCGCGCTGGTGACGCCCGTGCTGCTGCTGCCGCCGTGGGCGGGCTCCGGGCAGTTGTACGTCCTCACCGCGTCGCTGGCGCTGATGCCGGGGCCGCGTCCCTTCCTGCGCGTCTGCGGCGCCGCGCTGTTCCTCATCTTCGTGCCGGAGACGCGCCCCGTCGTCACGGGCCTGCTGCTGGCGCTCGCCCTCGCGGAGTACCACCGCCCCGCCGCGCTGTGGGCCTTCTTCCGGTGCGAGCCGGACAAGACGCTGCGGCCTGCTGCCGTCTTCACCGCGCTCGCCTTCGCGCTGATGCCGGTGCTGGGTCTGCCCTCGCCTCTGCACCTGGCCGGACTGGCCGCCGTGCTCGCCGCCGCCGCGTTCCTGCTGTCGCGGCGCTGGCTGCTCACCCCCGCCGTGTGGACCCTGGCGCTCGCGCCCGTGGGGAAGGCCATCGCCTACGGCTTCCTGGAGTGGCGGCCCGAGGCGGGGTTGCCCATCGTCGCCGTGGCGCTCGGCGCGGCGCTGCTGTCCGCCGTGTGCCAGTCCGGCCGCGTGCAGCGCGCGCTCACCTCCGGCTTCGCCCGCGTGCTGCCGAAGCTCGACGGCACTTGGAGCGAGCCGTTGTGGGTGGGCGGCGCGGGCTCGCTGGGCCTGATGCTGATGGGACGGCTGCTGGACACGGGCCCGGGCGGGTTGGCGCTGCCCGTGGCGCTGGGCGCGGCGCTCACGTCGTGCGTGCTCATGGTGGCGCGCTCGCGGTGGATGGCCAACGTGGCCACCGTGCTGCTGGGCCTGTCGCTCATCGCCGCCGTGCCGCCGCTGTGGGCGCCCGCCGCCATCAGCGCGACGGGGTTGGCGCTGTGCCTCGTGGGCATGTGGCTGGACGGGCGCGGCGTGCGCGTGGGCGGGGCGCTGCACCATGGTGGCTGGGCGCTGGCGCTGCTGTCGCTGACGGGCCTGCGTGACCTGGAGCACGCGGGCACTCCGCTGTGCATCCTCTTCGGCCTGGGCTCCGCGTGGGCCGTCGTGCTGCGGCGCCGCGAGCGCGAGGTGGTTGGCTGGCTCGCGTCGCTGGCTGCCGTGCACGGGTGGCTCATGCACCTGGGCGCGGTGTACTCGTCGGGCCGGGGCTCGGACTTCATCCTTCCGTACTTCGGCGCCGCCAGCGCGCTGCTCGCCACGCTGGCGCTGTTCGTGGCGGGCAAGCCGTGGCGCCGGGGCGTGGGCCATGGCTTCACCGTCGTCGCGCTCACCGAGGTGCTGCTGGGCCTGGCGCTGCTGGGCGCCAATGGAGACGCGCTGCGCGAGGCGCTGGTGGCTACCGTCTCGCTGGCCGTGCTGCTCTTCGCGCTGGTGCGCCGCGCCGCCGTCGAGGAGGACGAGGCGTCCGCCTGGCTCGCGCAGGGCGTGCTCGCGCTGGGCTACCTGTCCGTGCGCATGCTGGGCATGGGCGTGGACCCGGGCCCCGCGGACAGCCTCGCCGCGCTGGTGGGCGGCGCCCTCTTCACCGGCCTCTACTTCTTCGTGCAGCGCGAGGGCGCGGGCCTGAAGGCCTTCCGCCGGCCCGCGCTGGTGGGCTCGTTCCTCTTCCCGCTGGCGGGCCTGCTCTGCGCGCCGTGGAACGAGCCGCTACAGGTGGCCGCGCTGCTGGTGGGCCACGCCGCGCACTTCGCCGCGCAGGCCGCGCACCCGTCGCGCCGGGGGCAGGCGTCGCTGGCGTCGGTGGTGGCCTTCAACGCGGCGCTGTTCATGGTGTGGCAAGGCACCGGCGCGGGGGAGCCGCAGTACTACGTCATCCCTGCAGGCCTCTCGCTGCTCACGCTCCTGCGCGTGTTCCGCGCCTCCATCGAGCAGGACACCTACGCGCAACTGCGCGCGGTGGCCGTCACCGTCATCTACGTGGCCGGCGCGTGGAAGCCGCTCATGTTCAGCGACGGCGGCTCCATGCTCCTGTGCGTCGTGCTGTGCGTGGTGGGCGTGGGCTTCGGCATCGCCCTGCGCATCCGCTCGTACGTGTACCTGGGCACGGCGTTCCTGGTGACGTGCATCGCCGCCAACCTCGTGCGCTTCGGCATGAGGGACCACCGCATCGCCGCCGCGTCGCTGTTCATGCTGGGGCTGCTCGTCATCGGCTCCATGGTGATGCTCAGTGCGTACCGCGCCACCCTCCTCCAGAGGTATGCGCGGGTGCGAGACATGCTCTCCACCTGGGAGGGATGACACGGAGAGTTCTTGGCGACAGGCCCAAGAGGTGGGATTGAATGCAGCCCCAACAACCCCGGAGGAATGCTGTTGCTTCGCCTGCGCCTGCTCGCCGCCATCCCTCTCTGCGCCCTCGTGGGCTGTGCCACCGTGAAGTCCCGTGCGGCGGAGCCTCCGGTGGCCATGGCGCCCGAGGCAGTGACGGCTCCCACGGTGGAGCCGGTGCCGGCGATGGCCGCCGACTCCCACGCGGAGGATGGGCAGGCAGGCACGGTGACGGTGGCCACGGTGGAGACGCCGTCGTCCGTTCCGGCCATGGTGCGCGAGGCCCCGGTGGAGCCGGTCTCCGTGGCCGAGGCCTCGCAGAAGGTGCGGCTGGTGACGTCGGGCGTGTTCGCCGCCGCGCTCCAGGCCGCGAGCCTGGTGACGGGCCCGGCCAGCACCACGGGCCGCTTCTGGGACGAGCTCCTGTCGCCCTCGGAGCTGGGGCGCTCCATCGTCCAGCGCTCCATCCAGCTCGTCGGTGAGCGCAACCTGGGCCGTGTCAGCCGCAGCGTGCCGAATGACTGCTCCGGCTTCGTGCGGCTGGCGTACCTCGCGGCGGGCATCGATTTGGTGGCCCATGGCTTCCTCGCCGGGGAGAACGCCGTGTCCGCCATCTTCCGCCGCGCGCTGGACGTGGGCACGGTGCACCACACGGCGCCGCGCCCCGGGGACCTCGTCTTCTTCCGCGAGACGTATGACCGCAACCGCGATGGCCGGCGCAATGACGGCATGACGCACATTGGCGTCGTCGAGTCGGTGGACGCGGACGGCACCGTCACCTTCATCCACCGCGGCGGCAAGGGCGTGGCGCGCGGGCGGCTCAACCTGTCCGCTCCCGCGAAGCACCAGCTCGCCAACGGCGGGCCCATCCTCAACGACTTCATCCGCCCCGCGACGAAGACCACCCGCGCCTACCTGGCCGGAGAGCTGTTCGCCGCGTTCGCTTCCCCTGAGGGCCTGTAACCTTCCAGTGGGGCGCCCACACCCCGCGTGGCTTTGAAGAGAAGCCGCGCTGGGGCGTCATACGCGGCATGCGAATCGCCCTCCTGCTCGTTGGTGGTCTGCTGCTCGCCCCGGGCTGTGTCGTGCATACGCGGCCGCTGCCGCGTTCCGCGCCGCGCCCGCAACCTCCTCCGCCCCCGCCTCCGCCGCGTCCCTCGGCCATGTCGTACAACGAGGCCGTGGACCTGGGTTATGGCCAGTGCCGCTCGCGCCGCTACGAGTGCCGGCTGAAGGATGCCCACCGCACCGGCAATGACGTGTGGAAGGTGAAGTACGAGGTCTTCGGGCCCGGCCCCGCGAAGGGCCACCTCCACCTGGACTTCGACGCCTGGTCGCGCAACCTCCTCAAGGTGGACGACAAGGTGAAGGCCCGTCGCGGCGACTGGGACGACGACAACGACTGGGACGACGACGACCACGGCCATGGCCGGGGGAAGAAGAAGGGTCACGCCCACCGCGACGACTGAGCTTTTATTCACCGCCCGGTTGTCCGCCGGAGGGGTGGTGCCCCCACACCGCCTCCCCGTGCTGGACGCCGGGCGGCGCTGTTTTCATTCTCGGGTGTCCGCGGATTCGCGCCCCGGTGTCTCCAGGGTGCGGCGTCATGACTCCCATGTCCCAGGTCGACATCTCCACGCTCTACCGGCGCCATGTGGCGCTGGTGCGCGGCTGTGCGCTGCGCATCCTCGGTGAGCCCGCGGCCGCCGAGGACGTCGCGCAGGAGGCCTTCATCCGCTTCCTGCAGCACCGCGAGCGCAGCGGCAGCGAGCAGGACACGGCCGCCTTCCTCTACCGCACCAGCACCAACCTCGCCCTCAACCGGCTGCGCGACGCGCGCCGGCGCCAGGGGCTGCACGACGCGCACCTGCCGGACGAGGAGCCGCGCAGCCCACACTCGCC comes from Pyxidicoccus parkwaysis and encodes:
- a CDS encoding CHAP domain-containing protein; translation: MLLLRLRLLAAIPLCALVGCATVKSRAAEPPVAMAPEAVTAPTVEPVPAMAADSHAEDGQAGTVTVATVETPSSVPAMVREAPVEPVSVAEASQKVRLVTSGVFAAALQAASLVTGPASTTGRFWDELLSPSELGRSIVQRSIQLVGERNLGRVSRSVPNDCSGFVRLAYLAAGIDLVAHGFLAGENAVSAIFRRALDVGTVHHTAPRPGDLVFFRETYDRNRDGRRNDGMTHIGVVESVDADGTVTFIHRGGKGVARGRLNLSAPAKHQLANGGPILNDFIRPATKTTRAYLAGELFAAFASPEGL
- a CDS encoding RNA polymerase sigma factor encodes the protein MTPMSQVDISTLYRRHVALVRGCALRILGEPAAAEDVAQEAFIRFLQHRERSGSEQDTAAFLYRTSTNLALNRLRDARRRQGLHDAHLPDEEPRSPHSPEDGLALRKVLAEADPEQAQIAACYFIHGMEHEEIAGLLGVPRRTVGRRLEKFRAHAEHMLRGEGRKAAGHGG